The Trichoderma asperellum chromosome 6, complete sequence region CCTactggcagcagcgtcacAGAGACGATATCGGCTTCCAGTTGGGACGCCATTGCCCCTGATCCTGGAAGCTATTCATTCACGAATGCGCTCATAGAGGTCTTACAGGAATGGCGTCATAGAGCGTTTTCTGCCGCTATGCTCCATGCCGAGGTCCTTGCGCGGTTGAAGCATCCGAGGCCCATTACTATCAACGGCAAGCATTTCGAGGCTCGGTCGACGCCAGTTCACTTTATGATGACAGCTAACCACAGAGCGCCAAGTATTGAGCTATCCAGGACGCAACCAGTGGAGAAGAGATCCATGTCAGCTCCTACTATCCCTCACATGGACGTAGAGCCTATTGGAAGTCATGTTGGGGGACCTGTCGGTGGTCTTGCAGCTATGGAGTCCGCTGGACGAGCGGCAAGTCCTGCGGGTGCTCTCACAGGAAACCCCTTTCCGAACGAGCCCACCGAGGATACTCCTCATGTGATGATATCTCTGGCTTTGGAAGATGATCAGAGACTAGATATCAATGCGTGGGAGCAATGGCTGAATGCCTTTCCCGCCATGGCCAAGTACGTCAAGATTCAAGGTGTTTTCAAGAGCCACTCTACCTTGGTCTTGGTTTCGATGCCCGTCATGGTCTGGGATCTTCTGCCAGAGGATCCGGCAACTTCATTCATCGCCTTCATTCGCTCCAATAATATAGCAACTCAGAAACCGCAGCCGTCGCCAATTGTCACTCCTGTGCCAGCATCACAACAACAGTCTGAAGCGGGAGCGCCGGATACAGCCTCTTATGTATCTGGTGTTTCGGGCACCACTTTTGCGCCAACAGAGGCAAGCCGCTTCGGCGACCAGTTTAGGCAAtctttcagcttcagctctaCTCGAGACATGAGATCAGCTCGGAACGCGACCTCTTCTGGTCAATCTGCATTATCACAACCAGGCCCAGCTTCGTCTCACCAGCCACCATTTTCTAGGTCCATGAGCGCTGCagcctccctccctcccgtATATTCAggctcatcctcatcaagtACAAGTCCTGTGATTTCCAGGCAAATGATTCTCAATCAACAGCAGTCCCAAAGACGTACCACATTCGGTGCTGACGTCCCCGAACCTCAAAGCTTTTCTGCCCATGTTGAGAAGCGGCTAGAAGAATATTACCAGAACCACCCTTTTCCAAATGATGGCGAGAGCGCTTTCCTCGCGTCGAATCTTGGAATAGAACCTTTACACCTTGGCCTATGGTTCCATCACCGTCGCGAACGAGACTTGGTCACTAACCGGCTCGCTACCATGAAAGTTGGCGACATCCCATTTAACGAGGGCGGCGGTCCTCTCCTGATACTGCCGGCAGATCTCAGCCAGTTGCTAGAAATATCTCAACCTGGACAGGTTCTGTTATTTGATATCCGACCACAGTCGGAATATCAGAGATCTCATATCCGTGGCGCCATAAACTTTCGGGTGCCGCAGAATTTTATCAAAGATGCTTCGCTTGATATGATTGGACGCACTATTTCCGAAGAACATGGTCATGATGCCTTCTCAAAATGGAAAGAGGCAAGGTGTATGGTGTTTTACTCTCGTGGGCTGGAGAGAACATGGGGATGTCCCTCTGCAACATCATTATTACACAAGTTAGCAGAATCAGGATGGACAGGAAGAAGTTTCGTCCTTAAAGGTCACTATCGCGAGTTTAGT contains the following coding sequences:
- a CDS encoding uncharacterized protein (EggNog:ENOG41) → MSDQQSYVTIRARQPADGAGISNGASPGMGPRDAYARSATHDISRASFHVKHIGQFAQRLEDSAARAFPNRGRTSQRYKNVQSLLMHWGSDDLFVLPELEDLGKCLRDDYAFGTEIYSIPSENSHLELMMRIGQLIRDHESPDTLFIVYYGGHARIDESRQSTWCATRDPGSPWLQWSAIQTLLERSKSDVLILLDCCAGAASATFPTGSSVTETISASSWDAIAPDPGSYSFTNALIEVLQEWRHRAFSAAMLHAEVLARLKHPRPITINGKHFEARSTPVHFMMTANHRAPSIELSRTQPVEKRSMSAPTIPHMDVEPIGSHVGGPVGGLAAMESAGRAASPAGALTGNPFPNEPTEDTPHVMISLALEDDQRLDINAWEQWLNAFPAMAKYVKIQGVFKSHSTLVLVSMPVMVWDLLPEDPATSFIAFIRSNNIATQKPQPSPIVTPVPASQQQSEAGAPDTASYVSGVSGTTFAPTEASRFGDQFRQSFSFSSTRDMRSARNATSSGQSALSQPGPASSHQPPFSRSMSAAASLPPVYSGSSSSSTSPVISRQMILNQQQSQRRTTFGADVPEPQSFSAHVEKRLEEYYQNHPFPNDGESAFLASNLGIEPLHLGLWFHHRRERDLVTNRLATMKVGDIPFNEGGGPLLILPADLSQLLEISQPGQVLLFDIRPQSEYQRSHIRGAINFRVPQNFIKDASLDMIGRTISEEHGHDAFSKWKEARCMVFYSRGLERTWGCPSATSLLHKLAESGWTGRSFVLKGHYREFSVSFGQHIVVSKKVLGAEGLEKSEEPTTEAAADPTLNHEQYTQWLAHVEEEDRSRTNASSPTRTTERTEFVENQEQELEAELMARCGDLYRKIRDVQADRDPSWDDNFDIKAPMVEYLDRGLRKVRAYQTTPPQLPPSSKLAAEYFDRSPHEQNEVEGYVEVGKDGDSTGAMRSGSQASTDKGSPSEEPLRRGRGGGLLNKVFRRT